The nucleotide sequence atataaagtaagTGAAATCTCAGAAACATTTGAGATATCTTTTCCTGCGAGTGTAAATGTAAAGCGGCAAATGATGTCACAAGACATTCAACAATGAGTTTATATCTCAAAAACAAGACAAGATATGGGAGAGAGCTTTGAATATCTGCTGCAGCGTGTTCCATTTTCCAAGATTGCCACGGAGGAAGAGgaacagactcatactgacttgGTAAACACGTTTTTGTAAGACGTTTCCATACAAGTAAAGTTCTTACCTGGAGGTAGAGGAGGCACCCATAAACCAAAACCTTTCTTCATGATCTGGTCAAGGTCTAGTCTTTTCAAAGTAAATACATCTTTAGTTCCATGCCAAACGAACGCGAGATGATCACCAGAGATCACGTAAAGTGAACCAGGTTTTGAACCAGGATAAAGGAAACCATAACCATTTGAGATACCCTTTCCTTTGTAACAATGCTGAAAGTCTCTTCCATCTGCCTCAAACGGAAAGGGCTCAAGGGAAGGTGTGTCAATATCCACAACAAACATTGGTGTTCCATTGGGATGCTGCACAAAGTCATTGCCTTCGAGTATTTTCGTCCCAACAAGACGTTTCCCATTGTTCTTTCTAGATTCTTCGTAAGAGAGCATCAGTAGATAAAAAGCATGTCCGGTTTTATCTTCATTACATCTCCCAGGTGGCCACCCAAACGTTCCTCCCCACAAACCAGCATACTCTTGGTCCTCTCCAAGACTCTTGATTGGTAGTTTGTGCAGGCAAAAGCGGTTGAGATCCATTCTTGGCCACCCTTTGTAAGAAGACATCTCAGTGTAGGAAGCTTTGAGACTAAGACCAAATGTGTCACCAGCGCTAAGAAATCTCCGGCGATTCACACATGGGGAAGCACCCATCTCGTTTATGTCTACCTGCGTAGGAGCATGGTTCTTACCAAACTTGTGCATTTTAAGGAGCATGGTTCTACGTTCCAACAACATCCCTTCATCTTCTCTCCTTGTGGGAAACAACTTCCCACTCAATGGTTCAGATACATGTACACCTACATGGCTTGTCACTAGTTCAATTAAGTTTCTTCTATCGCTATCATCAAGCTTCTGAAATGGAACCCCACTCTTCTTCTCTTGACTCGGCTCAACCTCGAGTGAGAGCACATTGCAAGTCTTGTCGATGATGCCTGTAACAGAACCAGGGTACACGCAACTTCCTTCTCTGCCTCTTCCATGGAGGAAGAACTTGGTGGAGCCATCATCGTGATCACAGATGATCTCAAACACCGGTGACCACATAACCCTCCCTTCCTGAATCCCCAAAGGACCAACCTTTTGTGGGATGATCCGACAACCAACAACAGACAAGAAACCAGGCATCACGTAGACAACATTCCCAAGCTCAGGTTCTTGGTGAACCCAAACCCCAACAAGAGGGCTCACTACCTCCACAAGAAACCGACAGAGAGCCTTGTAAGAAGAGATCCCGATTCTTCGCCACCGGACTATTTCGGATAAAGGAAGAGCCTTTACGAGCTCACATTGCACAAACCATATCTTCTCTGAATAATCCACAAGGTCGCAGAGGCTTTTGCAGCATAAGCTTAGGTTGCAAATGTCGCTTGGAGATAGAAAACGAGAGGTAGCAGCAAACACATCTTCTGGAAGCGAGAGAAGCAGACAAGTACCACCAACTGATTCTTCCGACCGTAACTCTCTGATCGTCATGATATTATAACACTCAGGGGATCAAATCTGTTCGTAAACTCGAAATGGGCTTTGCCGGAGTTTTAAGATCGAAACACAAAAGAATCTAACTTTCAGATCACACATCAAAAGTAAAGAAGAGATATTCTTTCAAGTACAGAATCACAAAGGAAAAAGCAGAACTTCATCGTGAAGTCTATTCTATTGAAACGGACCGACCATCCGATTGGACCGGTCTATCCGTGTCCTCGACACTATCCGGTCCGGTTACACCTTAAAAAAACAATGATCCGCGCCAACAACCAATGTGACCCGGACATAGTTTTCTTCGTAATGAAAAACCACTAAACCAGCATgaaaacttattatttatgttttcaaaaaaataaatcaaacaccaaattatatatatatatatgatgaaaaatttaattaaaatatatatgtttattattgtgcagaaattttaaaagaaaacattcacatattagaaatattttaaaacaatatctttatacaaatttagttgattaatatttaattatgaattgtttatatgttattttcctaacttttataattgaatttttttttaagaaaacagtataatttataagaattatcttattcaaaaaaatctaatattataaataaaatttcatttttaattatgtaattaattatataaaatatttattaagggtaacattgactttaaccacttaatttattataaattgttttatatcttacttttaaattttataattgaaaaatatgttttaagataacaaaaaaatatataagaaatcttttttaaaaaaattattttgtttttgattatatataaaattcattaaagatattatagatattaaccactctaactttcaacgttaaaaattatctaatttttatgaaaatatatattgttaataaaaattgtttttgattatataattaattatatattaaattcatTAAAGATATTATTGATTTtgaccactctaacttttaacgtgagaactcgaatgaaaaagattactttataaataatagtatagatatgagaaaaaaatatattctggAACAGCATTCATTAAACAAGCAAAGACTAAATTATCCTAAATTATAGTTATTACGTTACCTTCTCAATAATAAACCATAAACCTAATCACTGAACTTTCAATCCAATATAAGATCAATATTTGAGTGGATTAGTGAGAAAATTCTAATGACTTCTGAATtggtttaaaagaaaaaaagaaaatgatcaaaaatctTAGGCTACAgaatctacaagcataacttgatCGCTTTCAGATCCAACAaggaaaagataaataatatacTGACACGGACCCACTACTGGTTGAACCGGTATATCCGAATGGTATATGAGTATATCCTTGACCTTGACACTATTATCCTTGAGACCGGAAACCTAGTAAAAACAATGATCCGccaacaaactaaaaacaatgAACCGCCAACGAGCTTCTTTTTGAAActtgaaaatactttttaaaactatcttgaaatgttttattttgaaatttttaatatttattttttaattttaaatctcaCTCTTTAATTCTAAAcaataaatctagattagttaaatatatatttattttttaataaaatctcttttaatctttttttaggattttttggtgattttttctaaaaagcTATCTTTAGACATTGGCATTCAGGATCCCAATCGGGTTTTGGTTCTGTCCAATCGGGTCTCCGTTTTTCgagtttatcaaaatcagccatATTCGGGTTATGTGAAAGTTTAGTTCgagaccggttcgggttctataaGAGTTAGTAATTTTTCAAAGAACTGGTACAATCCGATATActtttcgggttcgggtttttggtttaaGAGTACCTGATTTGTATCTATTTtctaaccaaaacataagtaaaattagtttttaggttttaaagTATCTGATAtatacctattttgtaaccaaaacataagtaaaaacaatttaaaaataagaaaagaacatCAAAtatgatcattcaaaatcaacgaaaggtaaacatagttattgatagatagaaaatcaaataaataaaaccataaaacaaaaatcaaattctcatgaaatgagaaacattattcaatgaaaacaaaaccaaaatctatatGAATGTTAAATATGTATATGTGATGTATTAAAACGATGAATCATACATCGGAGAGTGGTCGAGTGGGGAATAGGTTATTGTGTGtaacctgggttcgaatcccactttaaaccaatttaaaacaatttttttcaacaaaacgacgtcgttttgggCTTAATTTCCACGTAATCATCTGTTAAGTCCACGTAAGACTCCGTCAATATTTGATTAACGGAGACACGGTCAATGTATGAATTTACCGAAAAGTGTTAGTTGACGTATGAAATTTGAATATAATTTGAGTTGAAGTATGTTTTAGCAtatggtgtgtgtgtgtgtattgaTCGGGACCGCGACCTGATCTTGTTGATGTATGAATTGGCCGTTTTCCCAGAAATAACTTGGGGAACCATGTTTTTCTTTTCCGGAACAGTAATATGTTGGCTTTTAAGAAATATAAACATGAATTGAGATCAAA is from Brassica napus cultivar Da-Ae chromosome A4, Da-Ae, whole genome shotgun sequence and encodes:
- the LOC106445962 gene encoding putative F-box protein At5g39460, whose translation is MTIRELRSEESVGGTCLLLSLPEDVFAATSRFLSPSDICNLSLCCKSLCDLVDYSEKIWFVQCELVKALPLSEIVRWRRIGISSYKALCRFLVEVVSPLVGVWVHQEPELGNVVYVMPGFLSVVGCRIIPQKVGPLGIQEGRVMWSPVFEIICDHDDGSTKFFLHGRGREGSCVYPGSVTGIIDKTCNVLSLEVEPSQEKKSGVPFQKLDDSDRRNLIELVTSHVGVHVSEPLSGKLFPTRREDEGMLLERRTMLLKMHKFGKNHAPTQVDINEMGASPCVNRRRFLSAGDTFGLSLKASYTEMSSYKGWPRMDLNRFCLHKLPIKSLGEDQEYAGLWGGTFGWPPGRCNEDKTGHAFYLLMLSYEESRKNNGKRLVGTKILEGNDFVQHPNGTPMFVVDIDTPSLEPFPFEADGRDFQHCYKGKGISNGYGFLYPGSKPGSLYVISGDHLAFVWHGTKDVFTLKRLDLDQIMKKGFGLWVPPLPPGKNFTCMETSYKNVFTKSV